The genome window GGACCGGATCTGTGAAATGCTGGAAGTCGACCGGGAGAAGAAGGTGCGGGAGCTGTCGCTTGGCAACCGGAAAAAAGTGAGTATCGTGTGTGCAATGCAGCACAAACCGAGGCTTCTTGTCTTAGATGAACCGACTTCGGGGCTTGATCCTTTGATGCAGGAAGTATTTTTTAAACTGATCCTGGAATATAACCGGCAAGGGACCACATGCTTTCTTTCGTCGCATGTGCTTTCGGAAGTGAAACGGTATTGCCGTAATGCGGCGATCATCAGGGAAGGGGTGGTGATTCGCCAGGATACGGTGGAGAATCTGACACGGACGAATGTGCGCAAGGTGAAAGTGCGGCATGATGGAAAGGAAGAGCGGTTCGTGTATACAGGAGAGATGGGAGAACTGCTTCAGCGTCTTGGAAAAATGAATGTGGAGGACCTGTTGATAGAGGAACCTTCTTTGGACGAGGTGTTTATGCATTATTATGACTCCAAAGAGGAAGAGGGCGGTGTGATGTCTGCGGAAAAAGGAGGAGAGCATGGTAATATTTAAGCATGAATTAAAAATGAATTTAAAATCGCTTTTGATATGGTCGGTTTGTGTGGGATTTACCTGTTTTGGCTGTCTGATTTTGTTTGGCAGTCTGGAAGAGTCCATAGAAGAAATGGCGGGGGCCTATTCGAATATGGGAGCCCTGTCGACGGCGATCGGATTGGATAAAATCAGTATTGCGACGATAGAAGGATTCTATGCGACGGAGATTGGGCTGATTTTTGCCATAGGAGGCGCGATGTTTGCTGCGATGACAGCGGTGGTGATGCTGGCAAAAGAGGAGGAGGGGCATACCGCGGAATTCTTGTATACGCTGCCGCTGGGAAGAGGGAGAGTGGCAGTGGAAAAGTATGCGGCAATGCTCGCGCTGGTTCTGCTTTTTAATGGGATTTGTATTTTGTGGTCGGTGGCGGGATTTGTGCTTGCAGGCGACCTGCCGCCCGGGAAGGAATTCGGACTATATCATGCGGCTCAGCTTCTGATGCAGCTGGAGGTGGGAAGTGTCTGTTTTTTGATTTCCGCAGTCAGCCGGAAGAAACAGGTGGGAGCGGCTCTGGGGTTTGCCGTCTTCCTGTACGTGATGGATTTGGTATGCAGGCTGATACCGGATATGGAAAATCTGAAATATGTGACACCATACTATTTTTCTAATGCGGCGGACATTTTTACGGAAAAGGCGGTGGACCAGGTGATGGCGGGGATTGGGGCCGTTGTCCTGGTCGTTTCGGCAGTAGCGGCGTTTGGAATATATACAAGAAGAGATCTTATGGCTTAGAAAATGTCCAAATATGGGCAAGATGATTTCCGAAAATGGACAAATATATTTCCAAAAATGGAAATATAGGTTGACAAAGTGAGACGGAAAGTATAAAATATATCCATAAAAGGAAAGAAGGGAAAATATGGATATTAATGATCTTAAAAAGCTGAAACTGGAAAAAGGGATTACCAATCAGGATATTGCAGAATTATCCGGAATTCCACTAAGCACTATAAATAAGATTTTTTCAGGTGCAACAAAGAACCCGCGTTACGCCACACTTCTGGCGATCGAGCAGGTTCTCACTATAAAAGAGAAGATTCCGTTCACTTATGATCTTATCAAGGAAGAGCCCATGCTGATAAGAGAGAGTCCGGTTCCCTATATGTATCATGCGAGGACGTACCAGAATGAAGATATTGAGAAACTGGAGGAGGTGCGGGCGGAGCTGATCAACGGATATCTCTATATGCTGGCCGCACCAAGCAGAAGACACCAAAGGATACTGACTAAATTACTTTTTCAAATTGAAGGACATATTCAAAAAAATAATGGCAAGTGCCAGGTCTATCCCGCACCGTTTGACGTGCGGATTTTTGGAGATAACAGCACGGTCGTTCAGCCGGATCTTTCGGTGATCTGTAAGACGGAGATGCTGACCGACAAGGGGTGTACGGGCGCGCCCGACTGGTTGATCGAGATCGCGTCGGAGAGCAATGCTTCCCACGATTATGTGACGAAGATGATGCAGTATCAGAAGGCAGGAGTGCGGGAATATTGGATCGTGGACCCTCGGGAAGATGTGGTCTATGTATACAATTTTGAAAATCCCGCGAAGACGGGAAAATATACGTTTGACGATGAGATACCGAGCGGCGTCCTGGAAGGATTGCGGATTAAGATAGAAGTGTAGGAGGAAAGAATATGGCGAAGATCAGACCATTTTGTGGAGTGCGTCCGGCAGGTGAGCTCGCAGAGCAGATTGCGGCACTTCCGTATGATGTATACAGCAGCAGTGAGGCAAGAGAAATCGTGGAAAAGAATCCCCTGTCGTTCCTGAAGATCGACAGAGCGGAGACACAGTTCCCGAAGGGAACAGACATGTATTCCGAGCAGGTATATGATCGTGCCAGAGATACGCTTTATGGTATGAAAGAGAGCGGGGAGTTTGTCCAAGATGAGGGACCCTGCTATTATATTTACGCGCTGACGATGGAGGGAAGAACACAGACGGGACTAGTGTGCTGTGTGTCGATTGATGATTATTTGAACGATGTTGTGAAAAAGCATGAGAATACCCGTGAGGAGAAAGAACTTGACCGTATTCGTCACGTAGACGCGTGCGGTGCGCATACCGGACCGATCTTCCTTACCTATCGCTCTAATTCTGCGACCCGGCAAATGATCGCGAAAGCCCTGGAAAGTCCGGCATTGTATGACTTTGTAAGTGAAGATGGAATCCGGCATCAGGTGTGGAAGGTGGAGGACTCCAGGTGGCAGGAGGAGATGACGGAGCTGTTTTGCAGCATGGATAGCCTCTATGTGGCAGACGGGCATCACCGTGCAGCATCTGCCGTTAAAGTGGGCTTAAAGAGAAGAGCGGAGAATCCGGGATATACAGGAGAAGAGGAATTCAATTATTTTCTGTCTGTTCTTTTCCCGGCAGAGGAGTTAAGGATTTTTGATTATAACCGAATTGTACATAAAGTCGACCAGGAGCTGCTGCAAAAACTGCCGGAGATTTTGCAGGAAAAATTTCAGGTAGCATCTACAGGTGAGGAGATCGCGAGACCGCATGCAAAAGGCGAGATGGGAATGTATGTGGACGGTACCTGGTATCTGGTTACCGCAAAAGATGAGATAAGGTCTGAGGATCCGGTGGAAGGACTGGACGTATCTATTTTACAGAATGAAGTACTCAGGCCTCTTTTCGGTATTGAGGATCTGAGGACGGACCCCAGAATGCAGTTCGTGGGTGGAATCCGGGGACTTAAGTCTCTTGAGAATGCAGTGGATCAGGACCATAGCGCCGTAGCGTTTGCGATGTATCCCACATCTATGGAGGAATTGTTAAGCGTTGCCGATTGCGGAAAACTGATGCCCCCGAAATCGACATGGTTCGAGCCAAAGCTGCGAAGCGGTCTTTTCATTCATGAATTTTAGAGGAATCCTAAGAACTTCTTCAGAAGTTATGAAGATTTCATGAATTTCTTGACAAACTGAAATTTGAATACTATTATAGTCAGTAGTTGAGGAAAAGGCAGTGAGAAAGAGGAGTATGTATCAAGGTCCGAAGAAGAGAGAGCCGCTCAGGGGCTGAGAGGCGGCTTACGGGAAACGGGTACAGAAGGTAGCTTTTGAGCCGGGTATCTGAACAGGGCGGGTGACGAAGCGTTGCCATAACATTAGGATACCACGGAGTGGTTTACGTTATAGAACTATAAGTGCCATGAGTTTGAAAAGGCCAGATGTTGACAGACTATAAGGCAGGCAGTGAGAGAGCAACCGTTAGGAAGGCTCTTGGATAGATCTCATGGAATAAAGGTGGTACCACGTAAATTTACGCCCTTTACGTATTGTAAGGGGCGTCTTTTTTATTTCATAGGAAAGTGTGCTGCATTTTTCATTTATATTTACGTGTCACAAATCAAAAGAGAGTATAATTTGAGGAGGAAACGATGAGCAAGAATCTGGAAAAAACGTATAATCCAAAAGAAATTGAACCGAAACTTTATGAAAGATGGTGTGAGAAGAAATATTTTCACGCAGAGGTAGACCGAGACAGGAAACCATTTACCACTGTGATGCCGCCTCCGAACATTACCGGAAAGCTGCATATGGGGCATGCGCTTGATAACACCTTGCAGGATATCCTGATCCGCTATAAGAGAATGCAGGGATATAATGCACTCTGGATTCCGGGAACCGACCATGCGGCGATTTCCACCGAGGTCAAGGTCACCAATCAGCTCAAGGCAGAAGGCATTGACAAAAAGGAGCTTGGACGTGAGGGATTCCTTGAGAGGACCTGGCAGTGGAAGGAAGAGTACGCAGGAACGATTGAGAAGCAGCTTGAGAAGCTGGGGGTATCCTGCGACTGGGACAGAGAACGTTTCACTATGGACGAGGGCTGCTCGAAAGCGGTGGAAGAAGTGTTTATCCGCTTATATGAAAAAGGATACATTTATAAAGGCTCCCGTATCATCAACTGGTGTCCGGTATGTAAGACCTCCCTTTCCGATGCAGAGGTCGAGCATGAGGAGCAGGCAGGCCATTTCTGGCACATTAAGTACCCGATTATCGGGACGGACAAGTTTCTGGAGATTGCGACCACACGTCCGGAGACGATGCTGGGAGACACGGCCATCGCTGTGCACCCGGACGATGAGCGTTATACGGACATCGTAGGAAAGAAGGCGCTGCTTCCTCTGGTGGGAAGAGAGATTCCGATCGTGGCAGATGCTTATGTAGATAAAGAGTTCGGAACCGGTGCAGTAAAGATTACCCCGGCCCATGACCCGAATGACTTTGAAGTTGGAAAGCGTCACAATCTGCCGGAAATCAACATTATGAATGACGATGCTACCATCGTGGAAGGCTATGGCAAATATTCAGGCATGGAGCGCTACGAGGCAAGAGGGGCCATCGTAGAAGACTTAAAGGAGCAGGGCTACCTGGTTCGCATTGAAGAACATAGCCACAACGTAGGAACACATGACCGTTGCCACACCACCGTGGAACCGCTGATCAAGCAGCAGTGGTTCGTGAAGATGGACGAACTGGCAAAGCCGGCAATCGAGGCACTAAGGAAGGGCGAACTAAGATTTGTGCCGGAGCGTTTTGATAAGATATATCTGCACTGGCTGGAGAATATCCGCGACTGGTGTATTTCCCGTCAGATCTGGTGGGGACACCGGATTCCGGCATACTACTGTGACGAGTGCGGAAAGTTTGTAGTGGCAAGAGAGATGCCGGAGGTTTGCCCGCACTGTGGCTGCAAACATTTTACGCAGGACGAGGACACTCTGGATACCTGGTTCAGTTCCGCATTGTGGCCGTTCTCTACGCTTGGCTGGCCGGATCAGACCGAAGATCTGGATTATTTCTATCCGACAGATGTGTTGGTGACCGGATACGATATCATTTTCTTCTGGGTAATCCGTATGGTATTTTCCGGATATGCCCACACCGGCAAATCTCCGTTCCATACCGTACTGATCCACGGACTGGTGAGAGATTCCCAGGGCCGTAAGATGAGCAAATCTCTGGGAAATGGAATCGATCCGCTGGAGATCATCGACGAGTACGGAGCAGATGCGTTGCGTCTGACCCTGGTGACCGGTAATGCACCCGGAAATGATATGCGTTTCTACAATGAACGTGTAGAGGCAAGCCGGAATTTTGCAAACAAAGTATGGAATGCTTCCCGGTTTATCCTGATGAATATGGAGGATAAGGTAATCTCCAGACCGGACGAAAAAGATCTGGAACTGGCAGATAAGTGGATTCTCTCCAAGGTAAATACGCTTGCCAAAGACGTAACTGACAATATGGAGAAATTCGAGCTGGGAATTGCCGTACAGAAGGTGTATGATTTTATATGGGACGAATTCTGTGACTGGTATATTGAGCTGGTAAAATACAGGATCTACCATGCAAATGACAATTATAAGAGCGCGAATGCCGCACTTTGGACGCTTAGGACAGTTCTGGGGAATGCGCTTAAGATGCTGCACCCGTTCATGCCGTTCGTGACAGAGGAAATCTACGGTGCACTGGTACCGGAGGAAGAGTCACTGATGATGTCCGACTGGCCGCAGTATACGGAAGATTGGAACTATCCTGAGGCCGAGACGATCACGGACCATATGAAGGAAGTGATCCGTGGAGTCAGAAATGCCTGTGCTGAGATGAATGTACCGCCGAGCCGGAAGGCAAAAGTGTATGTGGTTACCGAGCGCGAGGATTTGCAGAAGGGGCTTGGTGTGCTTGCGCAGTCTGCGTGTCCGCTGATGAGCGCTTCGGAACTGGAGGTACAGGCAGATAAGAGCGGAATTGCCGGGGACGCGGTATCAATCGTAGTGCCGGACGCTTCCGTTTACGTTCCGCTGGAGGAGCTGATCGACTTCGAGCAGGAGATTGAGCGTCTGACAAAAGAGGAAGAAAAGCTGAAAAAAGAACTTGCACGTTCCCGGGGAATGCTGAGCAACGAAAAATTCTTAAGCAAGGCGCCGCAGGCTAAGGTGGAAGAAGAAAAAGCAAAACTGGAAAAATATGAACAGATGATGGCGCAGGTGAAAGACCGCCTTGCAAATTTGAGAAAGTAGTTATAGTATTAGGATTACGGGAGCACGAAATGCGGAGCAATTAGATAGCATAATGCAGGGTTACAGAACGATTGAGTAGTGTGAAATACGAGCAAAATTGGCATGTACCGGGATATTATATCCCGGTACATGTGAAAGTGAAAGAAATATAGCAAGATTCAGGCATAATTGAGAAGCAGATACGCAGTATAGTAAGGTGAAAAGGTTTCAGATAGTAGAGGTTGGCTTCATGAAAAAAATTCCGAAAATCCATTTGAAAAAACCGGACTTTAAAGGCGGTTTTGAAAAATTAAAAAATATAAAATTTACCGATGTTAAAGCGTACTGGAAGATGCGTCATGAGAGACGTGAGAAGATCATAGAAAAGCGCAGGAACAGTGCGTTTGCTAAAAAGATGGCGCCATATTATCAGATTATGAACAAGGTCTCTTTGCCACTTACAGCGATTTGGGCAATTCTGATCAATTATATTATCGAGGCGTTATCCCGGCATTCGCCGGTGGCGGCGTGGCAGTATATGACGGAGAGGCCGCTGGTATTTTTCTATAATGTCTTTATGATCTTTATGACATTTTCTGTTGTATACCTGGTGCGCCGGAGGGTGTTTACCCGAATTATTATCAGTGTTGTGTGGCTGGCTCTGGGCGTATGTAATGGAGTCATGCTGCTCAAACGTGTGACGCCGTTTAATGCGCAGGACCTTAAGACATTTAAAGAGGGCTTGTCGCTGTTTACCAACTATTTCTCCGTGACGGAGCTTGTGATGATGGGAATCGGCGTACCGGCTGTCATCATCTGGGCGATTGCCATGTGGAGGCGCGGCGGACAGTTCCAGGGGAAGATGCACCGTCTGATCGCACTTGTAGGTGTGGCGCTTAGCTTTGGAGCCTATACGATACTGACGAACCTCGCAATAGAGAATCGTGTTGTGTCCACCTATTTTGGAAATATTGCGTTTGCCTATGAGGATTACGGGCTGCCCTATTGTTTTGCAGCCAGTCTTTTTAATACGGGAATTTCTCAGCCGAATGATTACAATGAGGCGACCATAGACAAGATCAGCAAGGACGGAGAGATCACTGAGAGCAAGGCAGATACGGACCAGATGCCGAACGTGGTATTCGTTCAGCTGGAGTCGTTTTTCGATACGACAGAGTTTGAGGCGCTAAAGACTTCCGAGGACCCGCTCCCGAATTTGAGGAAGATGTTCAAAGAATATTCTTCCGGGTACTTTAAAGTACCCTCTGTGGGCGCGGGAACGGCAAATACGGAGTTTGAGGTGCTTACGGGAATGAATCTGCGCTATTTTGGGCCGGGAGAATATCCTTATAAGACGGTTCTTAAGAACCAGACGGCAGAGAGTGCCGCGACGGCGTTTGCAGCGTTTGGTTACGGAACACATGCGCTGCACAATAATGGCGGTAATTTTTACAGCCGTGCCAAGGTATTTAACAATATTGGCTTTGACACCTTTACCAGTAAGGAATTCATGAATATTCTGCAAACGACGGAAAATGGGTGGGCGAAAGATGACATTTTGCTGACGCATATTAACGATGCACTGGATTCTACCGAGCAGCAGGATTTCATTTTCACGATCAGTGTGCAGGGACATGGAAATTATCCGGAGACGAAGCTGATTGAGAATCCGCGGATCACGGCGACAGGGCTCACGGACGATGCGAAAAATAATGCCTGGGAATACTATGTGAATCAGGTGTATGAGATGGACGAGTTCGCCGGCAACCTGGTGAAGCTCATGGAAGAAAGAGGAGAACCGGCGGTAGTCGTATTTTACGGCGACCATCTTCCCACGATGGGACTTGAGGCCAGAGATCTGAAGAGCCGTTATCTTTATAACACTAACTATGTGATCTGGGATAATATAGGGCTTAAGAAACAGGACAGAAATATTCCGGCTTATCAGATCATGGCAGATGTGATGGAACGGCTGGGACTTCATTCCGGCACGGTATTCAATTATCATCAGTCGCGGAGACAGACGAAGGATTATCTGCTGGATCTGGAATTACTACAGTATGATATCCTTTATGGAAAACAGTTTGTGTATGATGGGGAGCCGCCGATCACGGAGGGTCACATGGAAATGGGAATCCGTGATGTGACGCTCACGGACATTCATGCGAATCTTGACGAGACTTACAGCCTGTACGGAACGAATTTTACAAAATGGAGTAAGGTTTATATAAACGGGGAGAAGCAAAAGGGCACCTTCCTTAACAATACCCGTATTGAGCTTTCGGAGAGCAAGCTGGAAGACGGCGATGTGATCACGGTAAGCCAGGTGGGATCAAGCAATACCATTTTCCGCACATCGAAAGAGTACGTGTATCTGGACGGAGAGATTCAGGAGTATACTGATGAATTAAAGGAAGCGCTGGAGAATCCCAAGACGCCTGAGGAGGAGACAGAGGGCGAAGGTGAGGACTTAGGGGAAGACAGCCAGGAGACAGAAGGAACCACGGACGGACGTGACGATACGAAAGAGCAGTAGAATTGAGGGAGAACATTGCAGTATGAGGAAGCAGTCCGCTATATAGAGGACATACCGAAATTTACGGAAAAGCACACATTTGAACACACAAGAGAATTTATGAGAAGGTTGGGGAATCCCTGCCGCACGAAGAAGGTCCTTCATGTGGCGGGAACCAACGGAAAGGGAAGCGTCTGCGCATATATGCAGGCGATTCTTCTTTGTTGCTCTGCATGCCTAAGTGAACGTCCAGTGGACGTTCATCTCGGCAGCCAAGCATACCTAAGTGAAGGTCCGGTGGACCTTCATCTCGGCGGCCAGACAGATTCAAGTGGGGGAGTTGGTCTATTTACCTCTCCGCATTTGGTGAAGCTTAATGAGCGTATCCGAATCAACGGTACGGAGATTTCAGATGAAGATTTTTTGAAGGTATTTGAGAAAGTTCTAAGTGTAGTACATGAGATGGAAGCAGACGGAATCGCACACCCGTCCTATTTCGAGTTTCTCTATGGCATGGGAATGACCGCCTTTGAACGGGCCGGCGTGGAGTATGTGATTTTGGAGACAGGGCTTGGCGGAAGGCTTGATGCGACGAATTCCTTTGAGACACCGCTGGTTTCCGTGATCACGTCCATAGGACTTGACCACACGGCGATTCTCGGGGATACGATATCCCAGATTGCGGCAGAAAAAGCCGGGATTATCCGGCGCGGAGTTCCAGTCATTTATGACGGAAGTGTGCCCGAAGCTGCGGCTGTCATTCGACAAACGGCGGAGAAAGTGGGCGCACCTTGTAGAGAAGTCGCAAATTGCGCGTTCAAAATTCTGGAAATTACGGAGAAAGATATTGCTTTTTCTCTGGTGAATGAGTATGATAATAATACCGTGTGGAGGGTAAGAGGGACGGGCGTTTATCAAGCGATGAACGCCACGCTTGCCATCACGGCGATGAAAGAGATATTTGGACATGCCCGGGAAGGGGAAATTTCCGGCAGAATAGACGACGTAAGATGGAGCAAAGCACTCTCTGAGGTGACCTGGCCCGGAAGAATGGAGGAAGTGCTGCCCGGGGTGATCCTGGACGGAGCTCACAATCTTGCTGCCGTTCGCAAATTTGTAGAGAGTGTGAGAGCACAGGACGCGCTAAGCACAGCAGAAGGGCAGGAGAGGACTGGAAATGCCACGGACGCCAAAAAGAGAGTGATCTTGTTTTCCGCGGTTGCGGAGAAGGATTACCGCCACATGATAGAGGAGCTGCTTACGGGCGTGCCTGCCGATGCCTATGTGGTGACGGGAATCCAGGATAAAAGAGGAGCCGGAATCAGTGATCTGGCCGCAGTATTTGCACGGTATACCAAAAGTCCAATCTATCCGGTGGCAGATCTTTCGCAGGCGTTTGATAGAGCGATGGAAGAAAAGGGAGAGGACGGAAGACTGTATTGTCTCGGTTCTTTGTATCTGATTGGAGAGTTAAAAGCGTTAATAGGAGGCAGACATGCTTGATTTTGAAGAAGAACTTAAAAAGTTCAAGCCAAGTTTGGAAGTAGAAGATATTGAGAAGGCAGTGTATGAGGAAGATCTGACCGATATGACGGATATTTTCCGCGAGATGCTGGAGAAAACGAAATAGGGTGCGGCAGAAACAGCAGCCGTTTTAGATAGATAAGGGAGAGTTCAATGGAGTATACGGAAAAACTCGCGTACCAGTCGAATTACTGGTATAATGACGGGCTGAAGAAGGCGAATATCCGGGATTTATCCGGCGCGATCGTATCCCTTCGGAAGAGCCTGCAATTTAACAGGGAGAATGTTATGGCGAGGAACCTTCTGGGACTTGTGTACTACGGACGGGGAGAAGTCGTGGAAGCGCTGGTGGAATGGATCATCAGCAAGAATTTCAAGTCCTATGAGAATATTGCCAATTACTATATCAAAAAGGTGCAGGAGACGCCGAGTGAATTAGAGACGATCAACCAGGCAATACATAAGTATAATCAGTGTCTGGTATATTGTCGGCAGAACGGGGAGGATCTGGCGATTATCCAGCTTAAGAAGGTTATCACGGCGCACCCCGGTTTTTTGAAAGCGCATCAGCTTCTGGCGCTTTTGTATTTGCAGACGGAGCAGTACGCAAAGGCGAGACAGATCTTGAGGCGCGCCCATAAGATGGACATCACCAATGAGATCACGCTGAACTATATGCATGAGCTTAGTAAGCTCCGAAGCCAGAAAGTGGCGAAGCTAAAGGAAGAAAAAGGGCAGCATACGGTCAGCTATACCCTGGGAAATGAGACGATTATCCAGCCGGTATCCGCAAGTCTTAAGGACAATGCGGCGATGCTGACGATCGTCAATATCGCGATCGGTATCGCGGTAGGCGCCGCCGTTGTGTGGTTTCTGATCGCACCGGCCGTGAGTCAGAAGGAGTCGCAGGTGGCGAATAAGAGCGTGATTGCTCTAAGCGAGCAGCTTGCCGCCAGGGATACGCAGATTGATGCGCTGAAAAAAGAACTGGAAGGGTACCGTTCCACGAGTGACGAGGCGGAAAGCGCGATTCAGACAGCGGGTTCCATTCAGGAGAGCTATGAAGCCCTTCTTAAGGTTTCCCAACAGTTTGACGGGGGCAACACCAGCAATGCGGACATGCTGGAGGGACTCCTTACCGTGAATCCGGAAGCGCTGGGAGAGCAGGCGAAGGCGATTTATGACGAGATAGCCGGCGAGTTGTTCCCGGTGATGTGTAAACGTCTTTACGCCCAGGCGAAGGAAAGTATGTCAGAGAATGATTATGCGGCCGCCGTGACGGCTCTTGAGAAAGTCGTGCGAATGGACGAGGGCTATGAGGAAGGAGAAGCATTGAAGCTGTTGGCTGATGCTTACGCAGGGAAAAATGATGCGGAGAATGCCAAGGCGACGTATGAGAAGGTCGTGCAGAATTACGCCGGAACGCAGGCGGCGGCAGACGCCCAGAAAGCATTGAGCGGTGTGAACCCTGCCGGAGATCAGAAAAGTGGAGATGAGCAAGGCCAGGATAACGGCGACCGGGGAAACGATGAGGAAAACCAGGAATAGGCGGCTGTAAAAGGGCTTCCGGGAATACAAGAATATGAAAAAGGTGAATCATGATACGAATGAGAAGGATATGCAGAATATGCATGTCCTTTTTTATTTCATAGGAAAGTGCTTAGCATTTTCCTATAAAATAAAACGCACTTCGTGCGACAATGTACAGCTGCGGGAAGGAAATTGCTGCTACGCAGCCCGCTCGCGCACGAAGAATGTGCGTGCGCACATTCTATTTTGTTGCCAAGCATACCTGAGTGAACGTCCGGTGGACCTTCATCTCGGTTGCCAAGCATACCTAAGTGAAGGTCCGGTGGACCTTCATCTCGGTATTCAAAAAATATATACCCAGAATAAGGAGGAGTTACAGATGGATTATCAGGTGGAGGAG of Roseburia hominis contains these proteins:
- a CDS encoding ABC transporter ATP-binding protein — translated: MKTENTVIEIRNLTKFYGKHRGVQNVSMKVEKGDIFGFLGPNGAGKSTTIRSMLGLLRFQKGEIRLLGKDAVKENKEILREVGYMPSEAMFYPNMKVKEVIRFAAQARGLHCEKEADRICEMLEVDREKKVRELSLGNRKKVSIVCAMQHKPRLLVLDEPTSGLDPLMQEVFFKLILEYNRQGTTCFLSSHVLSEVKRYCRNAAIIREGVVIRQDTVENLTRTNVRKVKVRHDGKEERFVYTGEMGELLQRLGKMNVEDLLIEEPSLDEVFMHYYDSKEEEGGVMSAEKGGEHGNI
- a CDS encoding ABC transporter permease subunit; this translates as MVIFKHELKMNLKSLLIWSVCVGFTCFGCLILFGSLEESIEEMAGAYSNMGALSTAIGLDKISIATIEGFYATEIGLIFAIGGAMFAAMTAVVMLAKEEEGHTAEFLYTLPLGRGRVAVEKYAAMLALVLLFNGICILWSVAGFVLAGDLPPGKEFGLYHAAQLLMQLEVGSVCFLISAVSRKKQVGAALGFAVFLYVMDLVCRLIPDMENLKYVTPYYFSNAADIFTEKAVDQVMAGIGAVVLVVSAVAAFGIYTRRDLMA
- a CDS encoding Uma2 family endonuclease, producing MDINDLKKLKLEKGITNQDIAELSGIPLSTINKIFSGATKNPRYATLLAIEQVLTIKEKIPFTYDLIKEEPMLIRESPVPYMYHARTYQNEDIEKLEEVRAELINGYLYMLAAPSRRHQRILTKLLFQIEGHIQKNNGKCQVYPAPFDVRIFGDNSTVVQPDLSVICKTEMLTDKGCTGAPDWLIEIASESNASHDYVTKMMQYQKAGVREYWIVDPREDVVYVYNFENPAKTGKYTFDDEIPSGVLEGLRIKIEV
- a CDS encoding DUF1015 family protein, with amino-acid sequence MAKIRPFCGVRPAGELAEQIAALPYDVYSSSEAREIVEKNPLSFLKIDRAETQFPKGTDMYSEQVYDRARDTLYGMKESGEFVQDEGPCYYIYALTMEGRTQTGLVCCVSIDDYLNDVVKKHENTREEKELDRIRHVDACGAHTGPIFLTYRSNSATRQMIAKALESPALYDFVSEDGIRHQVWKVEDSRWQEEMTELFCSMDSLYVADGHHRAASAVKVGLKRRAENPGYTGEEEFNYFLSVLFPAEELRIFDYNRIVHKVDQELLQKLPEILQEKFQVASTGEEIARPHAKGEMGMYVDGTWYLVTAKDEIRSEDPVEGLDVSILQNEVLRPLFGIEDLRTDPRMQFVGGIRGLKSLENAVDQDHSAVAFAMYPTSMEELLSVADCGKLMPPKSTWFEPKLRSGLFIHEF
- a CDS encoding valine--tRNA ligase, whose product is MSKNLEKTYNPKEIEPKLYERWCEKKYFHAEVDRDRKPFTTVMPPPNITGKLHMGHALDNTLQDILIRYKRMQGYNALWIPGTDHAAISTEVKVTNQLKAEGIDKKELGREGFLERTWQWKEEYAGTIEKQLEKLGVSCDWDRERFTMDEGCSKAVEEVFIRLYEKGYIYKGSRIINWCPVCKTSLSDAEVEHEEQAGHFWHIKYPIIGTDKFLEIATTRPETMLGDTAIAVHPDDERYTDIVGKKALLPLVGREIPIVADAYVDKEFGTGAVKITPAHDPNDFEVGKRHNLPEINIMNDDATIVEGYGKYSGMERYEARGAIVEDLKEQGYLVRIEEHSHNVGTHDRCHTTVEPLIKQQWFVKMDELAKPAIEALRKGELRFVPERFDKIYLHWLENIRDWCISRQIWWGHRIPAYYCDECGKFVVAREMPEVCPHCGCKHFTQDEDTLDTWFSSALWPFSTLGWPDQTEDLDYFYPTDVLVTGYDIIFFWVIRMVFSGYAHTGKSPFHTVLIHGLVRDSQGRKMSKSLGNGIDPLEIIDEYGADALRLTLVTGNAPGNDMRFYNERVEASRNFANKVWNASRFILMNMEDKVISRPDEKDLELADKWILSKVNTLAKDVTDNMEKFELGIAVQKVYDFIWDEFCDWYIELVKYRIYHANDNYKSANAALWTLRTVLGNALKMLHPFMPFVTEEIYGALVPEEESLMMSDWPQYTEDWNYPEAETITDHMKEVIRGVRNACAEMNVPPSRKAKVYVVTEREDLQKGLGVLAQSACPLMSASELEVQADKSGIAGDAVSIVVPDASVYVPLEELIDFEQEIERLTKEEEKLKKELARSRGMLSNEKFLSKAPQAKVEEEKAKLEKYEQMMAQVKDRLANLRK
- a CDS encoding LTA synthase family protein; amino-acid sequence: MPKIHLKKPDFKGGFEKLKNIKFTDVKAYWKMRHERREKIIEKRRNSAFAKKMAPYYQIMNKVSLPLTAIWAILINYIIEALSRHSPVAAWQYMTERPLVFFYNVFMIFMTFSVVYLVRRRVFTRIIISVVWLALGVCNGVMLLKRVTPFNAQDLKTFKEGLSLFTNYFSVTELVMMGIGVPAVIIWAIAMWRRGGQFQGKMHRLIALVGVALSFGAYTILTNLAIENRVVSTYFGNIAFAYEDYGLPYCFAASLFNTGISQPNDYNEATIDKISKDGEITESKADTDQMPNVVFVQLESFFDTTEFEALKTSEDPLPNLRKMFKEYSSGYFKVPSVGAGTANTEFEVLTGMNLRYFGPGEYPYKTVLKNQTAESAATAFAAFGYGTHALHNNGGNFYSRAKVFNNIGFDTFTSKEFMNILQTTENGWAKDDILLTHINDALDSTEQQDFIFTISVQGHGNYPETKLIENPRITATGLTDDAKNNAWEYYVNQVYEMDEFAGNLVKLMEERGEPAVVVFYGDHLPTMGLEARDLKSRYLYNTNYVIWDNIGLKKQDRNIPAYQIMADVMERLGLHSGTVFNYHQSRRQTKDYLLDLELLQYDILYGKQFVYDGEPPITEGHMEMGIRDVTLTDIHANLDETYSLYGTNFTKWSKVYINGEKQKGTFLNNTRIELSESKLEDGDVITVSQVGSSNTIFRTSKEYVYLDGEIQEYTDELKEALENPKTPEEETEGEGEDLGEDSQETEGTTDGRDDTKEQ